Proteins found in one Mytilus edulis chromosome 2, xbMytEdul2.2, whole genome shotgun sequence genomic segment:
- the LOC139513377 gene encoding ciliogenesis-associated TTC17-interacting protein-like: MSAVTTATSMSSSEVPSNVGPGGNQPEIPEELPVASEDGVRFLESIIPEEDYKYLMFDDNLATTSDTGKELGEFTVSVEPTRYKSQDCFLIHANSHGAIDGVPCGTSITAYVGQNLETIEQQHHEYVKLENCPLDRKTFIVQQDEGYVVNRVITQGEDVQRSSKTLELEQMKGFISEGSNLLLHRLLIEKGVSENLQLLSFDSETNLCAASYKPLEDRTQTVDGTEIRVYGVERTINSFVDLPTTWQSYFVQDGHLSSRVQVGSPVTMKLVKVPQLIERDEEPPKPVFEKKPLNWEEDMQLYSRFLDRKEELKADHSTYIRSHPELKSILADFLQFLLLRKPDDVVQFCAEYFSAFSHTMPTSTPYLASNAPTPFPASRTNTKIDQLRAPTR; encoded by the exons TATGAGTTCATCTGAAGTACCCAGCAATGTTGGACCTGGTGGAAACCAACCAGAAATTCCAGAAGAACTACCAGTAGCAAGCGAAGATGGAGTTAGATTTCTTGAAAGTATTA TTCCAGAGGAAGATTATAAATACCTAATGTTTGATGACAATCTAGCCACTACATCAGATACTGGTAAAGAACTGGGAGAGTTTACTGTATCAGTAGAACCTACTCGATACAAATCACAAGACTGTTTCCTCATCCATGCTAATAGTCATGGTGCTATCGATGGTGTGCCATGTGGTACATCTATCACAGCTTATGTTGGTCAGAATCTAGAAACAATCGAACAACAACATCATGAATATGTAAAG ctTGAAAACTGTCCACTTGATAGAAAAACATTCATTGTGCAACAAGATGAGGGTTATGTTGTAAACAGAGTTATAACACAAGGGGAG gaTGTACAACGATCATCAAAGACTTTAGAATTGGAACAGATGAAAGGATTTATCTCTGAAG GATCAAATCTACTGCTGCACAGACTGTTAATAGAAAAAGGAGTATCAGAAAATTTACAATTACTGTCATTTGATTCTGAAACTAATCTATGTGCTGCTTCTTAT AAACCTTTGGAGGACAGAACACAGACAGTTGATGGTACTGAGATCAGAGTATATGGTGTAGAAAGAACAATCAACTCTTTTGTAGATCTTCCTACCACATGGCAGTCATATTTTGTACAAGATGG GCATTTGTCCAGTAGAGTGCAAGTTGGATCACCAGTCACCATGAAATTAGTCAAAGTACCACAACTCATAGAAAGAG ATGAAGAACCACCAAAGCCAGTATTTGAGAAGAAACCATTGAACTGGGAGGAAGACATGCAGTTATATTCTAGATTTCTTGATAGAAAG GAGGAACTAAAAGCTGACCATTCTACCTATATCAGATCACATCCAGAACTTAAAAGTATTCTAGCAGACTTTTTACAGTTTCTGTTATTACGGAAACCAGATGATGTTGTACAGTTTTGTGCTGAGTATTTCTCAGCTTTTTCCCATACCATGCCAACATCAACTCCTTATCTTGCTTCCAATGCTCCAACACCTTTCCCAGCCAGCAGGACCAACACTAAAATAGACCAGCTTAGAGCACCTACTCGATAA